CGGTAGGTGAGCGCGCGCACGCTGAGCGAGAGCCGCCGGGCCGTGGCGGCGGCCACACAGCCGGTGTCGAAGTACGCGGTGAGGGTGTCGAGCAGGGGCTGTGCCCCGCCGCGTGCCCGTTCCAGCGGCCCCAGAGCGCTCTGCACCAGGTCCACCAAAGCCTGCCGGTCCCGGACCAGGACGGGGAAGACCAGCAGGTCGGAGGCGCGTAGCAGCGGCTCGTCGAGGCCCATGCGCTGGGCCACGTCCAGGGCGTTGAGGGCCTCTTCGTAGCTGTGCCCGATGCCGACGGGGCCCGGCCTGGGCCGCCCGATGGCGACCTGGGCCCGGCCGGCGGCGGCGCGGGCGTGCTGGGCGAAGTGGGTGAGGACCTCGTCCTGGTTCGCGGGGGCGATGCACACCATCCGGCCGTCCTTGGTGGTGAACAGGATGCGGCGGTTCTCGAAGCGGCCGAACAGCTCGTCCGCCACCTGCCGGGGAACGGGGTCGGTCTCGTCGTACTTCTCCGGTCCCTCGGCCACCGCGACCGCGTGGGCGCGGGACAGCCGTAACCCGAACCGTTCGGAGCGCTCGGCGAGTTGGCCCGCGGGCCCACGCCCGTGGAGCAGGTCGTCGATGAACTCGCGGCGGGCCGCCTCCTCTTTGCGGATCACCAGCCGCTGCGCGCGCTCGTAACCGTCGGCGAAGGCGTCCACGGCCTGTTCGACGACGGCGAGGACGCTGTCGGGATCGGCGTCGCGCGGACGGCCCTCCCGGCCGGCCGCGAGATGCGCGCGGACGAGCCCGCGCCAGCCGCGTCCGGCCTCGGCCGCCTGTGCGCCGAGCGCCCGGCGGGACTCGATCTCGTCGCGGGTCAGCCGGCGTCCCGTGATCGAGGCGTCCGCCAGGATCCGGTCGAATCCGTCGAGGAACCGCTCGGACGAGTGCGGGCCGGTCATGGTCTCCCCGTTCGGATCGAGCATTGTCGGACACATGTTCCCACCGGGCGGTACGACGGTGGAGTGCCCGGGGTGCGTCCGGCGTGACGTCCGCGCACCGGTTCTCAGCGGCTCGCGTGGACGGCCTCGGCGGGCTCCGCCGGCGTGACCGGCACGGGCGGCGCGCTCCGGGTGCGCCCCGGGGCGAGGCGGCGGGCGAGGGGTTCGGTCCAGCGGGCGGCGAGCGGCCCCATGACGACCAGGATCAGCACGTACGCGGTGGCCAGCGGGCCGATGCGCGGTTCGACGCCGACGGCGAGTCCGGCGATGACGATGGAGAACTCGCCGCGCGCGACCAGGGTGCCGCCCGCCCGCCACCGGCCCTTGGCGGAGATCCCGGCCCGCCCGGCCGCCCAGTAGCCGGTGGCGATCTTCGTCAGGGCGGTGACGGTGGCCAGTGCCAGCGCGGGGAGGAGGACGGGCGGGATGTCCGCGGGGTCGGTGTGCAGACCGAAGAAGACGAAGAACACCGCGGCGAACAGGTCCCGCAGCGGGGTGAGGAGGCTGCTGGCACCCTCGGCGACCTCGCCGGACAGCGCGATGCCGACGAGGAAGGCGCCCACGGCCGCGGAGACCTGGAGCCGCTGGGCGATGCCCGCGACGAGGAGGGTGAGACCGAGGACGACCAGCAGGAGCATCTCGGCGTTGTCGGAGGAGACCGCGCGGCTGATGAGACGGCCGTGGCGCAGCGCCACGTACAGGACGGCCCCGACGGTCCCCAGGGCGATCAGGAGGGTGACGGCTCCGCCCGCGAGGCTCACCCCGGCGAGCAGGGCGGTGAGGATGGGCAGGTAGAGGGCCATGGAGAGGTCTTCCAGGACCAGGATCCCGAGGATGACCGGGGTCTCGCGGTTGCCGAGCCGGCGCAGGTCGCCGAGGACCTTGGCGATGACGCCGGAGGAGGAGATCCAGGTGACTCCGGCCAGGGCGACGGCGGCGACCGGGCCCCAGCCGAGCAGCAGGGCCGTCGCGGCGCCGGGGGCGGCGTTGAGCGCGAAGTCGACCGCGCCGGAGGGGTATTGGGTCTTCAGGCTGGTGACGAGTTCGGAGGCGCTGTACTCCAGACCGAGCAGGAGCAGCAGGAGGATGACCCCGATCTCGGCGCCGGTGGCGACGAACTCCTCGCTGGCTTCCAGGGGCAGGATGCCGCCGTGACCGAACGCGAGCCCGGCCAGCAGATAGAGGGGTATGGGTGAGAAGCCCACCCGTCCGGCGAGGCGTCCCAGCAGGCCCAGGACGAGGATGATCGCCCCGAGTTCGATGAGCAGGGCGGTGGTGTCGTGCACGGGCGTCTGACCTCCGTCGGTCGAAGTCGGTGGTGGCGTCTGTGCCGTACGGGCGTGCGGGTGTCCCGAAGTGGCTCGTCGCTGTGTCAGGGAGCCGGAGAAGAAGGTGAGTTGCCGCAGTGGGCGGCGTCACGCGTGAGGCGGTACCGACCGTGGGTCTGCCTGTTTCCACCGCGCGGGGCGAAGGACGCGTCAGCGCACGGGGTGGTGGCTCAGGGCGGTACCGCCGATATCGGGGACGCCGTCGCGAGCGGTGTTGTCGACGCGCACGTGGACGACTCGACCCATGTCACGCCCCCCATCACGTCGGCGGCGACCGCCGGCCCATTACTCCACGACTGCGCGGATCGGCGCCCAGCGGAGTGTAAGCGCTTGGTAAAGGATCCTAGCGCACGCCAAAAGGTGAAAATCACAGAAATGCATATACAGGTGGGGTGGAGTCCGGCACGACGGTGGTCATGGCCACCCACGACGTCGACCTGGCCCTGCACCGGGCCGGCCTGCGGCTGCCATGGGGGGCGCGGCCGCCCAACTGCCTAGTGCCCAGGGCCTGTTGACCGACAC
The sequence above is a segment of the Streptomyces asoensis genome. Coding sequences within it:
- a CDS encoding cation:proton antiporter; protein product: MHDTTALLIELGAIILVLGLLGRLAGRVGFSPIPLYLLAGLAFGHGGILPLEASEEFVATGAEIGVILLLLLLGLEYSASELVTSLKTQYPSGAVDFALNAAPGAATALLLGWGPVAAVALAGVTWISSSGVIAKVLGDLRRLGNRETPVILGILVLEDLSMALYLPILTALLAGVSLAGGAVTLLIALGTVGAVLYVALRHGRLISRAVSSDNAEMLLLVVLGLTLLVAGIAQRLQVSAAVGAFLVGIALSGEVAEGASSLLTPLRDLFAAVFFVFFGLHTDPADIPPVLLPALALATVTALTKIATGYWAAGRAGISAKGRWRAGGTLVARGEFSIVIAGLAVGVEPRIGPLATAYVLILVVMGPLAARWTEPLARRLAPGRTRSAPPVPVTPAEPAEAVHASR
- a CDS encoding PucR family transcriptional regulator, producing MTGPHSSERFLDGFDRILADASITGRRLTRDEIESRRALGAQAAEAGRGWRGLVRAHLAAGREGRPRDADPDSVLAVVEQAVDAFADGYERAQRLVIRKEEAARREFIDDLLHGRGPAGQLAERSERFGLRLSRAHAVAVAEGPEKYDETDPVPRQVADELFGRFENRRILFTTKDGRMVCIAPANQDEVLTHFAQHARAAAGRAQVAIGRPRPGPVGIGHSYEEALNALDVAQRMGLDEPLLRASDLLVFPVLVRDRQALVDLVQSALGPLERARGGAQPLLDTLTAYFDTGCVAAATARRLSLSVRALTYRLARIHTLTGTDPTDPAHRYTLHTAVIGARLLDWPTRPLKPAEVSF